A genomic segment from Spinacia oleracea cultivar Varoflay chromosome 3, BTI_SOV_V1, whole genome shotgun sequence encodes:
- the LOC110789105 gene encoding ornithine transcarbamylase, chloroplastic — MAAISSHSSSSLCFDSLSSRASSLSGNSLRRHNLRFSANFASSSPISRRRISCQTSSLAPFPASVDSSVKSDKKDFLHITDYDKATLLKILDRALEVKALLKSGDRSFQPFKGKTMAMIFAKPSMRTRVSFETGFFLLGGHAIYLGPDDIQMGKREETRDVARVLSRYNDIIMARVFAHQDIIDLAKYSPVPVVNGLTDYNHPCQIMADALTMIEHIGSIEGTKVVYVGDGNNIVHSWLLLAAVIPFHFVCACPKGFEPDQKTVQMAQEAGISKIEITNDPKEAVIGADVVYSDVWASMGQKEEAEHRRKVFQGFQVDEALMKIAGPKAYFMHCLPAERGVEVTDGVIEAPNSIVFPQAENRMHAQNAIMLHVLGA, encoded by the exons ATGGCGGCGATTTCATCTCACTCCTCCTCTTCACTCTGCTtcgattctctctcctccagagCTTCCTCTCTCTCCGGAAACTCTCTTCGCCGTCACAACCTCCGTTTCTCCGCCAACTTCGCCTCGTCTTCTCCGATTAGCCGCCGAAGAATCTCTTGCCAGACCTCTTCTCTGGCTCCATTTCCTGCATCTGTCGATTCTTCAG TGAAATCTGATAAAAAGGATTTTCTACACATAACTGATTATGACAAGGCTACACTTTTGAAGATCTTAGACCGCGCACTCGAAGTGAAGGCTCTTCTCAAATCAGGCGACAGGTCATTTCAGCCATTCAAAGGGAAGACTATGGCTATGATATTTGCAAAGCCATCCATGAGAACACGAGTATCGTTTGAGACAGGTTTTTTCTTGTTGGGGGGTCATGCAATATACTTGGGACCTGATGACATTCAAATGGGAAAGCGAGAAGAAACTCGAGATGTTGCTCGTGTACTCTCTCGCTATAACGACATCATTATGGCCCGTGTTTTTGCTCATCAG GATATCATTGACCTAGCCAAGTATTCACCTGTACCTGTGGTCAATGGCCTGACCGATTACAACCACCCTTGTCAAATAATGGCCGATGCTCTGACTATGATTGAGCATATTGGTAGCATAGAAGGAACCAAG GTCGTTTATGTTGGCGATGGGAACAATATTGTACATTCTTGGTTGCTATTGGCAGCAGTTATTCCGTTCCATTTTGTTTGTGCATGCCCAAAGGGCTTTGAACCTGATCAGAAGACGGTACAAATGGCACAAGAGGCTGGCATCAGCAAGATTGAAATTACAAATGATCCAAAAGAAGCTGTTATTGGTGCAGATGTAGTTTACTCTGATGTTTGGGCAAGTATGGGACAAAAGGAAGAAGCTGAGCATCGTAGAAAAGTTTTCCAAGGATTTCAG GTGGATGAAGCGCTTATGAAAATAGCTGGACCAAAGGCATATTTCATGCACTGTTTGCCAGCTGAGAGAGGAGTGGAAGTTACTGATGGGGTCATTGAAGCCCCCAACTCAATTGTGTTCCCTCAAGCTGAAAACCGCATGCATGCTCAAAATGCTATAATGCTTCACGTTCTCGGTGCCTGA
- the LOC110789104 gene encoding uncharacterized protein isoform X3 — MLGMDASVEMGPTEGAVLALLDFLVDPLLPARSSSREAITPAQEELVAKQSFCKLAVVLKPSLQSYCTLMERTDYAELDDLDKHLSLTEKAIMNACDTARSLDASNNKPDIEGWPVTKVAVFLFDPRRENCYLFHGSITKGVWSAIEKEVNAPSQGSEAVNKKTRVIKKASKENQTADETVLRQLAYIAVKETCGTLICSLGINYCDLKILENHLVYSTSKEKTAVRLYIMQCRQTNLNVDLVPINDVMDSLHGPLVRKGSSSWIFTSVVEYFHLLPFSDKLSDCLAREIPLGSPQHFEETKEDGKQQSDAGAEYEYFSGFPSLEDPLLNISESMEATKEVRNGRRHHLKEDGIQYVSQGSEALDVFPNVSSFNINKEPPPSNSQHPEAGQVVKNDSGYRRRGDHVEPVVYKKRNKSIKNNSSKNPGGKTTNAPTDFPRQSNYQSIVVADFPITSSREHDVAGTSSGNGFADIVMPHQDGKQNCVSSEADFKHFRKFQLAIASKDKLISNTALSVLLRKREQLSLQVRSFEDEIAVCDRSIQTILSGGEDDLAVKIDSILDGCNENCLRTVGAAGDKASLHLEDQGLASIGKRRRLSEANMCTQSPCQELDGLCNANFWFLPTYCLSTSEGGFQATVTLKGIDFECSSEGTIQTNPCEARNSAASNILVKLRSMQAES; from the exons ATGCTTGGGATGGATGCATCAGTGGAAATGGGTCCTACTGAGGGTGCTGTTCTGGCTTTACTGGACTTTCTGGTTGATCCTTTGCTGCCCGCCAGATCATCTTCAAGGGAGGCTATCACTCCTGCTCAAGAAGAATTGGTTGCTAAACAG tCTTTCTGCAAGCTGGCTGTGGTTCTGAAACCAAGTCTGCAATCATACTGTACGCTCATGGAAAGGACAGACTATGCTGAGCTGGATGACCTAGACAAACATCTGTCATTGACTGAGAAAGCGATCATGAATGCTTGTGATACTGCCAGAAGTTTAGATGCATCAAACAACAAACCGGACATTGAAGGTTGGCCTGTTACTAAAGTTGCTGTTTTCTTATTTGATCCCAGAAGAGAAAACTGCTATTTGTTCCATGGTTCCATCACTAAGGGGGTATGGTCGGCAATTGAAAAAGAGGTTAATGCTCCTAGTCAAGGGTCAGAAGCTGTAAATAAAAAGACTCGAGTCATTAAGAAGGCATCAAAAGAGAATCAAACTGCAGATGAAACTGTTCTTCGACAGCTTGCCTACATAGCTGTCAAGGAAACATGCGGTACGCTTATATGCTCACTTG GTATTAATTATTGTGATCTTAAAATTTTGGAGAACCACTTGGTGTATTCCACAAGCAAAGAAAAGACAGCTGTTCGCTTATATATAATGCAATGCAGGCAAACAAATCTGAACGTGGACCTGGTTCCAATAAATGATGTCATGGACAG CTTGCATGGACCATTGGTTAGAAAGGGTTCCTCCAGCTGGATCTTTACATCTGTTGTTGAATATTTTCACTTGCTTCCATTTTCCGATAAACTTTCAGATTGCCTGGCAAG GGAAATCCCCCTAGGTTCTCCACAACATTTCGAAGAGACAAAGGAggatggaaaacaacaatcagaTGCAGGAGCGGAATACGAATACTTCTCTGGCTTTCCTTCTTTGGAAGACCCGCTCCTGAACATTTCTGAATCTATGGAAGCAACAAAGGAGGTTCGAAATGGCAGAAGACATCACTTGAAAGAGGACGGTATTCAATATGTCTCACAAGGTTCTGAAGCACTGGATGTGTTTCCAAATGTCAGTAGCTTTAATATAAACAAGGAGCCCCCTCCATCCAATTCACAACACCCGGAAGCGGGACAGGTAGTGAAAAACGATAGTGGTTATCGACGAAGAGGGGATCATGTTGAGCCTGTAGTGtacaagaaaagaaataaatcGATAAAGAACAACTCCAGTAAAAATCCAGGTGGCAAGACGACCAATGCTCCTACAGATTTTCCAAGGCAGTCAAATTATCAGTCAATTGTTGTG GCAGACTTTCCTATTACAAGTTCCAGGGAACATGATGTTGCAGGGACTTCATCTGGTAATGGGTTCGCTGATATTGTGATGCCACATCAAGATGGAAAACAAAACTGTGTTTCTTCTGAAGCCGACTTCAAGCATTTCCGCAAATTTCAGCTTGCTATTGCTTCAAAGGACAAATTGATATCGAATACTGCACTAAGTGTTCTGCTTAGGAAGAGAGAGCAACTG TCCCTGCAGGTTCGCAGTTTTGAAGATGAAATTGCCGTGTGTGATAGAAGCATCCAAACTATTTTAAGTG GTGGTGAAGATGATTTAGCTGTTAAAATAGACTCCATTTTGGACGGTTGTAACGAGAATTGTCTGAGAACTGTTGGTGCAGCTGGAGACAAAGCATCGCTGCATCTTGAAGATCAAGGCTTGGCTTCAATAGGGAAGAGGAGAAGACTTTCTGAGGCCAACATGTGTACACAGAGTCCTTGTCAG GAGTTGGATGGTTTATGCAATGCAAACTTTTGGTTTTTACCAACTTACTGTTTATCAACATCAGAAG GTGGCTTCCAGGCTACTGTTACTCTGAAGGGAATCGATTTTGAGTGTTCAAGTGAAGGAACCATACAAACAAACCCTTGTGAAGCGAGGAATTCAGCTGCATCAAACATTTTGGTTAAACTGCGGAGTATGCAAGCTGAATCATAA
- the LOC110789104 gene encoding uncharacterized protein isoform X2 encodes MLGMDASVEMGPTEGAVLALLDFLVDPLLPARSSSREAITPAQEELVAKQVHAVVLLYNYYHRKQHLDLDFLDFQSFCKLAVVLKPSLQSYCTLMERTDYAELDDLDKHLSLTEKAIMNACDTARSLDASNNKPDIEGWPVTKVAVFLFDPRRENCYLFHGSITKGVWSAIEKEVNAPSQGSEAVNKKTRVIKKASKENQTADETVLRQLAYIAVKETCGINYCDLKILENHLVYSTSKEKTAVRLYIMQCRQTNLNVDLVPINDVMDSLHGPLVRKGSSSWIFTSVVEYFHLLPFSDKLSDCLAREIPLGSPQHFEETKEDGKQQSDAGAEYEYFSGFPSLEDPLLNISESMEATKEVRNGRRHHLKEDGIQYVSQGSEALDVFPNVSSFNINKEPPPSNSQHPEAGQVVKNDSGYRRRGDHVEPVVYKKRNKSIKNNSSKNPGGKTTNAPTDFPRQSNYQSIVVADFPITSSREHDVAGTSSGNGFADIVMPHQDGKQNCVSSEADFKHFRKFQLAIASKDKLISNTALSVLLRKREQLSLQVRSFEDEIAVCDRSIQTILSGGEDDLAVKIDSILDGCNENCLRTVGAAGDKASLHLEDQGLASIGKRRRLSEANMCTQSPCQELDGLCNANFWFLPTYCLSTSEGGFQATVTLKGIDFECSSEGTIQTNPCEARNSAASNILVKLRSMQAES; translated from the exons ATGCTTGGGATGGATGCATCAGTGGAAATGGGTCCTACTGAGGGTGCTGTTCTGGCTTTACTGGACTTTCTGGTTGATCCTTTGCTGCCCGCCAGATCATCTTCAAGGGAGGCTATCACTCCTGCTCAAGAAGAATTGGTTGCTAAACAG GTGCATGCAGTAGTGTTGCTGTACAATTATTACCACAGGAAACAACATCTAGATCtggattttttggattttcagtCTTTCTGCAAGCTGGCTGTGGTTCTGAAACCAAGTCTGCAATCATACTGTACGCTCATGGAAAGGACAGACTATGCTGAGCTGGATGACCTAGACAAACATCTGTCATTGACTGAGAAAGCGATCATGAATGCTTGTGATACTGCCAGAAGTTTAGATGCATCAAACAACAAACCGGACATTGAAGGTTGGCCTGTTACTAAAGTTGCTGTTTTCTTATTTGATCCCAGAAGAGAAAACTGCTATTTGTTCCATGGTTCCATCACTAAGGGGGTATGGTCGGCAATTGAAAAAGAGGTTAATGCTCCTAGTCAAGGGTCAGAAGCTGTAAATAAAAAGACTCGAGTCATTAAGAAGGCATCAAAAGAGAATCAAACTGCAGATGAAACTGTTCTTCGACAGCTTGCCTACATAGCTGTCAAGGAAACATGCG GTATTAATTATTGTGATCTTAAAATTTTGGAGAACCACTTGGTGTATTCCACAAGCAAAGAAAAGACAGCTGTTCGCTTATATATAATGCAATGCAGGCAAACAAATCTGAACGTGGACCTGGTTCCAATAAATGATGTCATGGACAG CTTGCATGGACCATTGGTTAGAAAGGGTTCCTCCAGCTGGATCTTTACATCTGTTGTTGAATATTTTCACTTGCTTCCATTTTCCGATAAACTTTCAGATTGCCTGGCAAG GGAAATCCCCCTAGGTTCTCCACAACATTTCGAAGAGACAAAGGAggatggaaaacaacaatcagaTGCAGGAGCGGAATACGAATACTTCTCTGGCTTTCCTTCTTTGGAAGACCCGCTCCTGAACATTTCTGAATCTATGGAAGCAACAAAGGAGGTTCGAAATGGCAGAAGACATCACTTGAAAGAGGACGGTATTCAATATGTCTCACAAGGTTCTGAAGCACTGGATGTGTTTCCAAATGTCAGTAGCTTTAATATAAACAAGGAGCCCCCTCCATCCAATTCACAACACCCGGAAGCGGGACAGGTAGTGAAAAACGATAGTGGTTATCGACGAAGAGGGGATCATGTTGAGCCTGTAGTGtacaagaaaagaaataaatcGATAAAGAACAACTCCAGTAAAAATCCAGGTGGCAAGACGACCAATGCTCCTACAGATTTTCCAAGGCAGTCAAATTATCAGTCAATTGTTGTG GCAGACTTTCCTATTACAAGTTCCAGGGAACATGATGTTGCAGGGACTTCATCTGGTAATGGGTTCGCTGATATTGTGATGCCACATCAAGATGGAAAACAAAACTGTGTTTCTTCTGAAGCCGACTTCAAGCATTTCCGCAAATTTCAGCTTGCTATTGCTTCAAAGGACAAATTGATATCGAATACTGCACTAAGTGTTCTGCTTAGGAAGAGAGAGCAACTG TCCCTGCAGGTTCGCAGTTTTGAAGATGAAATTGCCGTGTGTGATAGAAGCATCCAAACTATTTTAAGTG GTGGTGAAGATGATTTAGCTGTTAAAATAGACTCCATTTTGGACGGTTGTAACGAGAATTGTCTGAGAACTGTTGGTGCAGCTGGAGACAAAGCATCGCTGCATCTTGAAGATCAAGGCTTGGCTTCAATAGGGAAGAGGAGAAGACTTTCTGAGGCCAACATGTGTACACAGAGTCCTTGTCAG GAGTTGGATGGTTTATGCAATGCAAACTTTTGGTTTTTACCAACTTACTGTTTATCAACATCAGAAG GTGGCTTCCAGGCTACTGTTACTCTGAAGGGAATCGATTTTGAGTGTTCAAGTGAAGGAACCATACAAACAAACCCTTGTGAAGCGAGGAATTCAGCTGCATCAAACATTTTGGTTAAACTGCGGAGTATGCAAGCTGAATCATAA
- the LOC110789102 gene encoding pentatricopeptide repeat-containing protein At3g59040 isoform X2, translating into MSTRHLFHSHAPSFITHARPPPLSDVSSCQAFPATAISQQMAFANLCYINFKSHRRLEVVCLGMLAPRKFMQKRKKIESFKDSADEADQKNWRKLMLEIDETGSAVPVLISRKASNESLPKDLVLGTLVRLKQLKKWNIVGEILEWLRTQQWWNFNEMDYVMLITAYGKQGNFVKAENLFSFINKKGYAPNVVSYTSLMEAYGKGGQYSKAESVFRRMQTSGPEPSALTYQIILKIFVEGNKFTEAEQIFENLTNGEKSPLKPDQKMFHMMIYMHKKAGSYEKAYKLFSLMAERGIERSTVTFNSLMSFETNYKEVSRIYDQMQKAGLRPDVVSYALLIHAYGKARREEEALAVFEEMLDAGIRPTHKAYNILLDAFAISGMVEQAQNVFKSMRRDRFTPDLCSYTSMLLAYINASDMDGAEKFFKRLRVDGLEPNIITYGTLLKGYAKVNNLEKMMETYEGMVTCGIKANQTIFTTIMDASGKNKDFASAVFWFKEMDNRGCPPDQKAKNILLSLAKTEEEQEEANELVGGGNTSSLISQYNSDDDDTDEAYFSDDETDVNVTSESYEEEVQDELMANNSS; encoded by the exons ATGTCGACGCGCCACTTATTCCACTCTCACGCGCCGTCTTTTATAACTCACGCGCGCCCTCCTCCTCTTTCCGATGTTTCTTCCTGTCAAGCTTTCCCAGCCACAGCCATTTCTCA ACAGATGGCATTTGCAAATTTGTGTTATATCAACTTTAAGAGCCATAGAAGACTGGAGGTTGTTTGTCTTGGTATGTTGGCACCTCGAAAGTTCATGCAAAAGAGGAAAAAAATTGAATCATTCAAAGATTCAGCCGATGAAGCAGATCAAAAAAACTGGAGAAAACTGATGTTGGAAATTGATGAGACTGGTTCTGCAGTTCCTGTTCTGATAAGTCGAAAGGCCTCCAATGAATCTCTCCCTAAAGATCTTGTACTTGGAACTTTGGTTAGGTTGAAGCAGTTAAAGAAATGGAATATTGTTGGCGAG ATTCTTGAATGGCTACGGACTCAGCAGTGGTGGAACTTCAATGAGATGGATTATGTGATGCTCATCACGGCTTATGGGAAGCAAGGGAACTTTGTAAAAGCTGAGAACTTATTCAGCTTCATTAACAAGAAAGGCTATGCTCCAAATGTGGTATCCTACACTTCTCTTATGGAGGCATATGGAAAAGGAGGTCAATACAGTAAAGCCGAGTCTGTCTTTCGAAGAATGCAGACTTCAGGTCCCGAACCCTCTGCTTTGACATATCAAATAATTCTTAAGATATTTGTTGAG GGAAACAAGTTCACAGAAGCtgaacaaatttttgagaaTTTGACCAATGGTGAGAAGTCGCCTTTGAAGCCAGATCAAAAGATGTTCCATATGATGATTTACATGCATAAGAAGGCTGGAAGCTATGAGAAGGCTTATAAACTCTTCTCTTTGATGGCTGAACGGGGTATTGAACGGTCCACAGTTACATTCAATAGTCTCATGTCATTTGAAACCAACTACAAGGAAGTTTCACGTATTTATGACCAG ATGCAAAAAGCAGGTCTCAGACCAGACGTTGTTAGTTATGCTTTACTCATCCATGCTTATGGGAAAGCTAGACGAGAAGAGGAAGCTTTAGCAGTTTTTGAAGAAATGTTGGATGCTGGTATCAG GCCGACACATAAAGCTTACAACATATTGCTTGATGCTTTTGCTATCTCGGGTATGGTGGAGCAAGCTCAAAATGTCTTTAAAAGCATGAGGCGAGATAG GTTTACCCCTGATCTATGCTCCTATACAAGTATGCTGTTAGCATATATAAATGCCTCTGACATGGATGGCGCTGAGAAATTCTTCAAGAGACTGAGAGTAGATGGACTTGAGCCCAACATTATTACTTATGGGACATTATTGAAAGGGTACGCGAAAGTAAATAATCTTGAGAAGATGATGGAAACATATGAAGGCATGGTAACTTGTGGGATCAAAGCAAATCAAACAATTTTCACCACAATAATGGACGCGTCTGGCAAGAATAAAGATTTCGCAAGTGCTGTGTTTTGGTTTAAGGAGATGGACAATCGTGGGTGTCCTCCTGATCAAAAGGCAAAGAATATACTCCTGTCATTAGCTAAAACAGAAGAAGAACAAGAGGAAGCTAATGAACTTGTCGGTGGAGGTAATACAAGTTCTCTGATCTCTCAGTAcaatagtgatgatgatgatacagATGAAGCCTATTTTTCCGATGATGAAACGGATGTGAATGTTACCTCAGAATCTTATGAAGAAGAAGTACAGGATGAATTGATggctaacaatagttcataa
- the LOC110789104 gene encoding uncharacterized protein isoform X1, whose translation MLGMDASVEMGPTEGAVLALLDFLVDPLLPARSSSREAITPAQEELVAKQVHAVVLLYNYYHRKQHLDLDFLDFQSFCKLAVVLKPSLQSYCTLMERTDYAELDDLDKHLSLTEKAIMNACDTARSLDASNNKPDIEGWPVTKVAVFLFDPRRENCYLFHGSITKGVWSAIEKEVNAPSQGSEAVNKKTRVIKKASKENQTADETVLRQLAYIAVKETCGTLICSLGINYCDLKILENHLVYSTSKEKTAVRLYIMQCRQTNLNVDLVPINDVMDSLHGPLVRKGSSSWIFTSVVEYFHLLPFSDKLSDCLAREIPLGSPQHFEETKEDGKQQSDAGAEYEYFSGFPSLEDPLLNISESMEATKEVRNGRRHHLKEDGIQYVSQGSEALDVFPNVSSFNINKEPPPSNSQHPEAGQVVKNDSGYRRRGDHVEPVVYKKRNKSIKNNSSKNPGGKTTNAPTDFPRQSNYQSIVVADFPITSSREHDVAGTSSGNGFADIVMPHQDGKQNCVSSEADFKHFRKFQLAIASKDKLISNTALSVLLRKREQLSLQVRSFEDEIAVCDRSIQTILSGGEDDLAVKIDSILDGCNENCLRTVGAAGDKASLHLEDQGLASIGKRRRLSEANMCTQSPCQELDGLCNANFWFLPTYCLSTSEGGFQATVTLKGIDFECSSEGTIQTNPCEARNSAASNILVKLRSMQAES comes from the exons ATGCTTGGGATGGATGCATCAGTGGAAATGGGTCCTACTGAGGGTGCTGTTCTGGCTTTACTGGACTTTCTGGTTGATCCTTTGCTGCCCGCCAGATCATCTTCAAGGGAGGCTATCACTCCTGCTCAAGAAGAATTGGTTGCTAAACAG GTGCATGCAGTAGTGTTGCTGTACAATTATTACCACAGGAAACAACATCTAGATCtggattttttggattttcagtCTTTCTGCAAGCTGGCTGTGGTTCTGAAACCAAGTCTGCAATCATACTGTACGCTCATGGAAAGGACAGACTATGCTGAGCTGGATGACCTAGACAAACATCTGTCATTGACTGAGAAAGCGATCATGAATGCTTGTGATACTGCCAGAAGTTTAGATGCATCAAACAACAAACCGGACATTGAAGGTTGGCCTGTTACTAAAGTTGCTGTTTTCTTATTTGATCCCAGAAGAGAAAACTGCTATTTGTTCCATGGTTCCATCACTAAGGGGGTATGGTCGGCAATTGAAAAAGAGGTTAATGCTCCTAGTCAAGGGTCAGAAGCTGTAAATAAAAAGACTCGAGTCATTAAGAAGGCATCAAAAGAGAATCAAACTGCAGATGAAACTGTTCTTCGACAGCTTGCCTACATAGCTGTCAAGGAAACATGCGGTACGCTTATATGCTCACTTG GTATTAATTATTGTGATCTTAAAATTTTGGAGAACCACTTGGTGTATTCCACAAGCAAAGAAAAGACAGCTGTTCGCTTATATATAATGCAATGCAGGCAAACAAATCTGAACGTGGACCTGGTTCCAATAAATGATGTCATGGACAG CTTGCATGGACCATTGGTTAGAAAGGGTTCCTCCAGCTGGATCTTTACATCTGTTGTTGAATATTTTCACTTGCTTCCATTTTCCGATAAACTTTCAGATTGCCTGGCAAG GGAAATCCCCCTAGGTTCTCCACAACATTTCGAAGAGACAAAGGAggatggaaaacaacaatcagaTGCAGGAGCGGAATACGAATACTTCTCTGGCTTTCCTTCTTTGGAAGACCCGCTCCTGAACATTTCTGAATCTATGGAAGCAACAAAGGAGGTTCGAAATGGCAGAAGACATCACTTGAAAGAGGACGGTATTCAATATGTCTCACAAGGTTCTGAAGCACTGGATGTGTTTCCAAATGTCAGTAGCTTTAATATAAACAAGGAGCCCCCTCCATCCAATTCACAACACCCGGAAGCGGGACAGGTAGTGAAAAACGATAGTGGTTATCGACGAAGAGGGGATCATGTTGAGCCTGTAGTGtacaagaaaagaaataaatcGATAAAGAACAACTCCAGTAAAAATCCAGGTGGCAAGACGACCAATGCTCCTACAGATTTTCCAAGGCAGTCAAATTATCAGTCAATTGTTGTG GCAGACTTTCCTATTACAAGTTCCAGGGAACATGATGTTGCAGGGACTTCATCTGGTAATGGGTTCGCTGATATTGTGATGCCACATCAAGATGGAAAACAAAACTGTGTTTCTTCTGAAGCCGACTTCAAGCATTTCCGCAAATTTCAGCTTGCTATTGCTTCAAAGGACAAATTGATATCGAATACTGCACTAAGTGTTCTGCTTAGGAAGAGAGAGCAACTG TCCCTGCAGGTTCGCAGTTTTGAAGATGAAATTGCCGTGTGTGATAGAAGCATCCAAACTATTTTAAGTG GTGGTGAAGATGATTTAGCTGTTAAAATAGACTCCATTTTGGACGGTTGTAACGAGAATTGTCTGAGAACTGTTGGTGCAGCTGGAGACAAAGCATCGCTGCATCTTGAAGATCAAGGCTTGGCTTCAATAGGGAAGAGGAGAAGACTTTCTGAGGCCAACATGTGTACACAGAGTCCTTGTCAG GAGTTGGATGGTTTATGCAATGCAAACTTTTGGTTTTTACCAACTTACTGTTTATCAACATCAGAAG GTGGCTTCCAGGCTACTGTTACTCTGAAGGGAATCGATTTTGAGTGTTCAAGTGAAGGAACCATACAAACAAACCCTTGTGAAGCGAGGAATTCAGCTGCATCAAACATTTTGGTTAAACTGCGGAGTATGCAAGCTGAATCATAA
- the LOC110789102 gene encoding pentatricopeptide repeat-containing protein At3g59040 isoform X1 — protein MSTRHLFHSHAPSFITHARPPPLSDVSSCQAFPATAISQRQMAFANLCYINFKSHRRLEVVCLGMLAPRKFMQKRKKIESFKDSADEADQKNWRKLMLEIDETGSAVPVLISRKASNESLPKDLVLGTLVRLKQLKKWNIVGEILEWLRTQQWWNFNEMDYVMLITAYGKQGNFVKAENLFSFINKKGYAPNVVSYTSLMEAYGKGGQYSKAESVFRRMQTSGPEPSALTYQIILKIFVEGNKFTEAEQIFENLTNGEKSPLKPDQKMFHMMIYMHKKAGSYEKAYKLFSLMAERGIERSTVTFNSLMSFETNYKEVSRIYDQMQKAGLRPDVVSYALLIHAYGKARREEEALAVFEEMLDAGIRPTHKAYNILLDAFAISGMVEQAQNVFKSMRRDRFTPDLCSYTSMLLAYINASDMDGAEKFFKRLRVDGLEPNIITYGTLLKGYAKVNNLEKMMETYEGMVTCGIKANQTIFTTIMDASGKNKDFASAVFWFKEMDNRGCPPDQKAKNILLSLAKTEEEQEEANELVGGGNTSSLISQYNSDDDDTDEAYFSDDETDVNVTSESYEEEVQDELMANNSS, from the exons ATGTCGACGCGCCACTTATTCCACTCTCACGCGCCGTCTTTTATAACTCACGCGCGCCCTCCTCCTCTTTCCGATGTTTCTTCCTGTCAAGCTTTCCCAGCCACAGCCATTTCTCA AAGACAGATGGCATTTGCAAATTTGTGTTATATCAACTTTAAGAGCCATAGAAGACTGGAGGTTGTTTGTCTTGGTATGTTGGCACCTCGAAAGTTCATGCAAAAGAGGAAAAAAATTGAATCATTCAAAGATTCAGCCGATGAAGCAGATCAAAAAAACTGGAGAAAACTGATGTTGGAAATTGATGAGACTGGTTCTGCAGTTCCTGTTCTGATAAGTCGAAAGGCCTCCAATGAATCTCTCCCTAAAGATCTTGTACTTGGAACTTTGGTTAGGTTGAAGCAGTTAAAGAAATGGAATATTGTTGGCGAG ATTCTTGAATGGCTACGGACTCAGCAGTGGTGGAACTTCAATGAGATGGATTATGTGATGCTCATCACGGCTTATGGGAAGCAAGGGAACTTTGTAAAAGCTGAGAACTTATTCAGCTTCATTAACAAGAAAGGCTATGCTCCAAATGTGGTATCCTACACTTCTCTTATGGAGGCATATGGAAAAGGAGGTCAATACAGTAAAGCCGAGTCTGTCTTTCGAAGAATGCAGACTTCAGGTCCCGAACCCTCTGCTTTGACATATCAAATAATTCTTAAGATATTTGTTGAG GGAAACAAGTTCACAGAAGCtgaacaaatttttgagaaTTTGACCAATGGTGAGAAGTCGCCTTTGAAGCCAGATCAAAAGATGTTCCATATGATGATTTACATGCATAAGAAGGCTGGAAGCTATGAGAAGGCTTATAAACTCTTCTCTTTGATGGCTGAACGGGGTATTGAACGGTCCACAGTTACATTCAATAGTCTCATGTCATTTGAAACCAACTACAAGGAAGTTTCACGTATTTATGACCAG ATGCAAAAAGCAGGTCTCAGACCAGACGTTGTTAGTTATGCTTTACTCATCCATGCTTATGGGAAAGCTAGACGAGAAGAGGAAGCTTTAGCAGTTTTTGAAGAAATGTTGGATGCTGGTATCAG GCCGACACATAAAGCTTACAACATATTGCTTGATGCTTTTGCTATCTCGGGTATGGTGGAGCAAGCTCAAAATGTCTTTAAAAGCATGAGGCGAGATAG GTTTACCCCTGATCTATGCTCCTATACAAGTATGCTGTTAGCATATATAAATGCCTCTGACATGGATGGCGCTGAGAAATTCTTCAAGAGACTGAGAGTAGATGGACTTGAGCCCAACATTATTACTTATGGGACATTATTGAAAGGGTACGCGAAAGTAAATAATCTTGAGAAGATGATGGAAACATATGAAGGCATGGTAACTTGTGGGATCAAAGCAAATCAAACAATTTTCACCACAATAATGGACGCGTCTGGCAAGAATAAAGATTTCGCAAGTGCTGTGTTTTGGTTTAAGGAGATGGACAATCGTGGGTGTCCTCCTGATCAAAAGGCAAAGAATATACTCCTGTCATTAGCTAAAACAGAAGAAGAACAAGAGGAAGCTAATGAACTTGTCGGTGGAGGTAATACAAGTTCTCTGATCTCTCAGTAcaatagtgatgatgatgatacagATGAAGCCTATTTTTCCGATGATGAAACGGATGTGAATGTTACCTCAGAATCTTATGAAGAAGAAGTACAGGATGAATTGATggctaacaatagttcataa